One region of Cheilinus undulatus linkage group 4, ASM1832078v1, whole genome shotgun sequence genomic DNA includes:
- the poll gene encoding DNA polymerase lambda — protein MEPRHGIMKAFPKVKRAKVFQGKDGPPAKKNLDECEVTGSIFDGITVYILPAGIGNARCQIFQRQIEQNGGHTESSLCPSVTHVVVNDDMDSDRALRLLKMQSMPSGVQLVKCSWLSLCISEKQLLDVGSYSLLLPESKSGTQHANVKEELLHVKPAAAETIVEPVCDQTKQEEAIDETIPETTEDVRGDEDGVSQGDLEALITGQHPKEETPGPSMEPDPDSAPQKVVLGKWVCAQSSQSKTNNFNKHITDKLEVLAKAYTHQGDKWRALSYSKAVNALKSYHKPITSYQEACQIPGIGKRMADKIDEIMESGHLRKIDHIGEAVPVLELFTNIWGAGAKTAQLWYQQGFRTLDDIRTKAHLSHTQKIGLKHYDDFLDRMPREEAGAIEKVVRHAALAIDPKLVAMACGSYRRGKATCGDVDVLITHPDGKSHKGIFTQVLQILHDSGFLTDDLVSHEDNGEQKKYMGVCRLPGLGQRHRRLDIIVVPYNEFACAIMYFTGSAHFNRSMRALAKTKRMSLSEHSLNKDVVRQGSLKVHGGTPLPTQTEKDVFSLLGIPYRQPHERDW, from the exons atggaaCCTCGTCATGGGATTATGAAAGCCTTTCCCAAAGTTAAAAGAGCCAAAGTGTTTCAGGGGAAGGATGGGCctccagcaaagaagaacctggatgaatgtgaagtcacag GAAGTATTTTTGATGGCATCACAGTTTACATTCTGCCAGCTGGCATAGGAAATGCAAGATGCCAGATCTTCCAGAGACAAATTGAGCAGAACGGAGGACATACAGAGAGTTCTCTGTGTCCCAGTGTAACTCATGTCGTAGTGAATGACGACATGGACAGTGACAGGGCTCTGCGCCTCCTGAAGATGCAGAGTATGCCCTCTGGAGTCCAACTGGTGAAATGCAGTTGGTTAAGCCTTTGCATCAGTGAGAAACAACTTCTGGATGTTGGCAGCTACAGCCTTCTTTTACCTGAAAG CAAATCTGGAACACAACATGCCAATGTCAAAGAAGAATTGCTGCATGTCaaacctgcagcagcagaaactATTGTAGAGCCAGTCTGCGATCAAACTAAGCAAGAGGAGGCTATAGATGAG ACAATACCTGAAACCACAGAGGATGTGCGAGGAGATGAGGATGGGGTTTCTCAGGGTGACCTTGAAGCTCTCATCACTGGCCAGCACCCCAAAGAGGAGACCCCTGGCCCCAGCATGGAACCCGATCCAGACTCTGCTCCTCAGAAGGTGGTCTTAGGGAAGTGGGTCTGCGCCCAGTCCTCTCAGTCCAAAACTAACAATTTTAACAAGCACATCACAGACAAACTCGAAGTGCTGGCCAAAGCCTACACACACCAGGGGGACAAGTGGAGGGCGCTCAGCTACTCCAAGGCTGTCAACGCACTGAAGAGTTACCACAAGCCCATCACCTCATATCAG gAAGCATGCCAGATCCCAGGAATTGGAAAACGCATGGCTGACAAAATTGATGAAATAATGGAGAGTGGTCATCTGCGGAAAATAGATCATATCGGGGAGGCTGTTCCTGTTTTGGAGCTTTTTACTAACATTTGGGGTGCTGGAGCTAAAACTGCACAGCTATGGTATCAACAG gGATTTCGCACACTGGATGACATCCGCACTAAGGCTCACCTAAGCCACACTCAGAAAATTGGACTCAAACACTACGATGACTTTCTGGACCGTATGCCTAGAGAGGAAGCTGGCGCTATAGAGAAAGTG GTGAGGCATGCTGCCCTTGCCATAGACCCAAAGCTGGTGGCGATGGCCTGTGGCTCATACCGGCGGGGAAAAGCCACATGTGGAGATGTTGACGTTCTTATAACTCATCCTGACGGCAAGTCCCACAAGGGAATTTTCACCCAAGTGTTGCAGATCCTTCATGACAGCG GGTTTCTGACAGATGACCTGGTGAGCCACGAGGACAATGGGGAGCAGAAGAAATACATGGGTGTTTGTCGTCTGCCAGGACTGGGCCAACGCCATCGCAGGCTGGACATCATCGTAGTGCCTTACAATGAGTTTGCCTGTGCTATCATGTATTTCACCGGCTCAGCACACTTCAACCGCTCAATGAGAGCACTGGCAAAGACAAAAAGAATGAGCTTGTCAGAGCACTCATTGAACAAAGACGTTGTGCGTCAGGGAAGCTTGAAGGTGCATGGTGGCACTCCACTTCCTACACAAACAGAGAAGGATGTTTTTAGTCTTCTAGGCATACCTTACAGGCAGCCTCATGAGAGGGACTGGTGA
- the dpcd gene encoding protein DPCD: MAVQSWIDSLKSSKKTALTHDGKRKIHYLFKDGREMAEEYDLITDELIVRKWRAKSTLGAQGQWQVEVGEPFSGPVTSLDSEVIKENCSNPVFMRKDTKTCFQWRIRNLPYPKDVFCVFVESSERCIIIKTSNKKYYKKFRITDLDRSQVPLDGSALSFTHANNTLIISYKKPKEILTLEQDLLKELKKLKGTNEGDVDCKTQ, from the exons ATGGCTGTGCAAAGCTGGATTGATAGCCTAAAATCTTCAAAGAAAACAGCCCTGACACACGACG GTAAGAGGAAGATCCACTACCTCTTTAAAGATGGAAGAGAGATGGCAGAGGAGTATGACTTAATTACAGATGAACTTATTG TACGAAAATGGCGTGCTAAAAGCACACTTGGAGCACAAGGACAATGGCAAGTAGAGGTTGGAGAGCCATTTTCAGGCCCTGTCACATCTCTGGATTCAGAAGTGATCAAGGAGAACTGCTCCAAT CCTGTATTTATGCGTAAAGACACAAAGACATGCTTTCAGTGGCGGATACGCAACCTCCCCTACCCTAAAGAtgtcttctgtgtttttgttgagtCATCAGAGAGATGCATTATCATCAAAACCtcaaacaaaaa GTATTATAAGAAGTTTAGAATAACTGATCTGGATCGCAGTCAGGTGCCACTAGACGGCTCCGCCCTCAGCTTTACTCATGCCAATAACACTCTGATTATCAGC TACAAGAAACCCAAGGAGATCTTAACCCTTGAACAGGATCTACTGAAGGAACTGAAGAAGCTAAAGGGGACCAATGAAGGGGACGTGGACTGCAAAACTCAGTGA